One window of Bactrocera tryoni isolate S06 chromosome 2, CSIRO_BtryS06_freeze2, whole genome shotgun sequence genomic DNA carries:
- the LOC120768413 gene encoding uncharacterized protein LOC120768413, translated as MPSDTHKSVIRADCTPTGEHVRRFNAPTVNDVLAIIVGDPTKSRDIVVQRRSNIMHRVNVTHRLYDALQYPIIYWQGQDGCDITLKMVDPITGVSTNKNLSAMNYYAYRMMIRTNEENVILKCCRLFQQFAVDMYVKVETEHLAFIRINQANLRSED; from the exons ATGCCATCGGATACGCACAAATCTGTCATAAGAGCGGATTGTACCCCAACAGGTGAACATGTGCGAAGATTCAATGCACCAACCGTTAATGATGTTCTTGCAATTATTGTTGGCGATCCAACTAAATCGCGAGACATTGTCGTTCAGCGAAGAAGCAATATCATGCATCGTGTAAACGTGACACATCGTTTGTACGATGCGTTACAATATCCAATCATTTATTGGCAAGGGCAGGACGGATGCGACATCACGTTGAAAATGGTCGATCCAATTACAG gCGTATCAACGAATAAAAATCTAAGCGCAATGAATTACTATGCATATCGTATGATGATTCGTACAAATGAAGAGAATGTCATTCTGAAGTGCTGTCGGCTTTTCCAGCAATTCGCTGTCGACATGTATGTCAAAGTCGAGACCGAACATTTAGCGTTCATCCGAATCAATCAGGCAAATCTACGATCAGAGGACTAA